aagacaatactatcgaccataatgtcagcctatactcaatatgctagtcatactctagccatattgatgtgacaacatcgatcaatattttagccaacatacatttattaGTAATCAACacaactctatgtatactattattgctatcaatgtaatctaacaggcaatAACAACATGTACACTAAATGTGTAATTACATATGCatgatattatactaatcttacctcaattctgaattcaggtgtgtcgatcaacctgagtggaacaactgctcagcgaattataggctcctaaatcacatcgataaTAACACGAataagtgactcgctaaatcacaaccgagacttaggttttaaaccaaaaacCTAGCTACAGCAACTTaatatggcaataccctaaactagcAGGGAATCAACCAACTAGAAACCTGAATCTGACGCGAAACGACAAGCTGAATTTTCAAGTTTCCCTGCTGCAAAATCTGGGTAACCGGTTTGACAAGcattgtaaaaccggttagccggtcTTACCCAGAAAAACCAAAAACATTCAAAGCCTAACCAAATTGTTTCCAAACTCAATCGAACTTTCTAGACCTGCATATTATACCCCAATAAACTATTTCcaagcaataaaacaataaccCAAGCTCAGAATTCAAAACTACCATTaatgagccaagcttgagttcaaaaactcaaagcttgctcaaacaACAAACTACCTATCAAAACATGCTCAAATCAACCAATTTAAACATAATTAAACTtcaaaaaacaaaactaaacacCAGCAGtaacaaaaactcaaaaacatgCATAGTCCATCTTCTTCAAAATCAAGAAACTAAAGAGGGAGCTACAAAAGGCTTACATAGAGCTTAAGATCCCTTAATACCTGCTGAAACCAACTTGAAAATGCAGATAACCACCCAACCCTAGCTGGTTCTAGGTGgatttcgaagagagagagagagagagagagagagagagagagagagagagagagagagagagagagagagagagagagagagagagagagagagagagagagagagagagagagagagagagagagagagagagagagagagagagagagagagagagagagagagagacactttttccaaattttttcctaatttttcaaaaatgaaataatGAAAGAAGAtggttttgttttaatttaCTTTCAGCCAAAGAATAACAAATAAATCagatttttaactttaattaaaaacCACAAAAGATAAAACATAAATGggtaaaatgaccattttgcccttcccACACAAAAAGTCATAAAAAAGGCAGGGGTAATTGGGAAATTCTATAATCCCGAAAAATCTTGACATTGCCAAAGTCTAACTTTATTGTCATGCTATACTAAAAAttctaagatgtgattctaatagccatacaccgcgttctaATGTTGCCGGACACAAAAtatgcaaaattataaaatttctatatgtgacataaaaatgcattctgaatttaaataaatcattataaataattaattcagtACTAATAaatgattttcataattaaaccctaatatctgctaatttccaaattaagacTAGGCGGcctttacaaaatatatatattttatttattttcttcaaaattttctaacttttattatattttttcaaaaaattaataattctttttttttttttatgctttttggctttttttttttcatcatgtGAGTAAtgtatttttggttttttttttttgttcaattaagatatttgaaaataatattttcaaaaaaataataactccaAAATTTTTTGCTATAGCATTTTTAtacttttagattttttttttaaaaaaactaagatatttaaaaatcatatgttttaaaaaattgataacttCAAAATCTATCATCATATTTTGGCTTTTGGCTTTTTTTTAAGGATATTTAAAAAATGATCAACTTTTATCACTTACTGAATTCTCTATGTGTATCTTAACTTAcgttctctcttcttctctggagtgttattttttttacaagagaatttaattgtttttttctttCGTTGTGTTTGCCCAAGCCTGTACGTTGATCTCCTTGTTGTTGCCAGctcactcaaaaaaaaaaaaaaaaaaaaacatgttatTATAGCATATTGCCATGAGGAGTAAtgttatcaaaaagactcatggTATTGTGCTATAGtcattgggaaatttgattttctatacttacatatacctaatattttatttctaaactaatacatatcatcattgaaaatatatgaccactttatctaaaacccaaaaatacccctctcaaattttccatacttttttttagtgcaaaaacataaaaaaaaaaaaaaattggtagtccgatggggtccgatggtagtccgatggtggtccgatggtcacctgatgctacttttgtatgtacaaaaacataaaaaaaaaattggtagtagatttggtccgatggtagtccgatgggtccgatgggtggcccgatgggtggtccgatggtggccCGATGGGGTGGCCCGATGGATGGTCCGATAGGtggcccgatgggtggtccgatggtgtaaatggggtgatgtaaataggggtattttaggaatatcataaaaattgtcatattttacaaatattagttattatttgtttagaaatttttttttaaccaaatgtaagcataaaaaatcaaatttccctagtCATTTTTCTAAAGATTAAATTAAACCAAACACATTATTTATCTAATTAAGATTTATACTataaaattttttacttttaattacaataaaatttgtaactAGTCAAAAGTACaaggttgtgattaattataaattgtcATTCTTATTACACATTGGGATTAAAAAgtctgtgactaaaagtaataatcacaaaaattataatttgttgtgactaaatatgtttttggtcacaatacttgttgtgactaaaactaaattagtgacaacttgtatttaaatatcatatttgtcataattaattttttattgtgactaaaaatcacatttagccaattttttttattgtgactaaaaagttatcactatataaagatatgatttttttaaataccATGTCACCCATGTCATTGAATCAAGATCCCCtattaaaaattagttttccATACTAGCTATGTTAAATCTATTAAAATTTGACacatcaattaatttaatttatattaaatatgttaaCTATTTTTGTTGACTTTATTagaggtttaatttttttattaataaaaaattaattagcgtgttaaatttaaattagtttaacacaTATGAAACCACTTTTTAATATGAGATATTAATTCCATGtcattgcatatattaaataactTTTGCTACATTATTCAACCGACCATTTTACAAATGAAACATCAATATTATTTGCAACACAGTAAATACCTTAGTACGAATTTGATTATTCgttattctaaaaaaatttccagactcttcttcttctccctctCGACATGCAAAGTCTGAACAGGCCTCCTCCTTCCTCTACAATGAGTTCACACCTATCCCCTACGCGTTCCCACTCAGTGGAACCTTTGCCAAGCCCCAGATCCCTCGATCTAGGTGGCTCCGATCCATCTTCCATCGACACTCAGAGCAGCTCGACTTCGTCCAAGCCGTCTCAGCTGCATCAAAACGATCCGTCCCAACCACTCCAGTCGTATCAACCATAACTCCGGCCAGTTTCCCAGACGATTGAACCGTACACGCATTAATCACTCTCTTACAGGTATTAACTCTTTTGATCATCTTTTCCTATTCACTGTCAAATCTCATCAGAGAAAAGGGTTTTTCTTAGGGTCTTTTAGATACAAATTTGGACTTCCCATTAAATTACCTCAGGACAACCGATACCAGAAAGGGATTTTGGGTAAAGAAAatgattttatattaatttccaGAAAAGGTTTAATTCCTTTTGcccaaatttttcaaaatatagcaTTAATGTTAGTCTGCAATTGTGATCTGCCTGGTACAATTCGAAATCCTCTTGTGCAGCAACTCTGTTCGAAAGTAAATGCTACAGATGTGATAGTTACCAAATTTGTTCATAACTATTTCAAAATGTTTTTCCTATATAAGGGCAGAACATCCCTTTGGTTTCGCATCTACATTCCTATCATATCTAAGCTTTATTCTCTGCAAAAGCTTTCCAATATTAACTAtttctgtttatatatatatatactttattcACTGTAATAGCCAATTAGTTCCCCCCAGGTCTCTCTTTCACTGTACACAACCGAGTCCAGTTCTGCATACTGTCTTCAGTATCTCTCTCTCTGATCTCTCAAGTTTTCTGTTATGGTATTGTATTGGTCTTAAGTTCACTCAGTCGTTGCATTATTCGGGTCAATATTTTTCCACAGTTCGTTGGTTATTAGCTCATAGTCCCCCTgcttttagttttttgaatatTATTGTTCAAATACACTCTTGTTCGCCCTTGTCTTTGGCTCACCATATTCTGCTCAGGGTCATTTTTTCAGACTTTCTATAGTCGTCATTTTACCTTATTCACACGGTCCTATTACATTAATATTATTTCATTCGAACTCAGTCACTATTTATTCACTTGCATCATGGATGAGCTAACCAAATCACTATCTGTTACTCTCAACCTCACAGAGACCGAATGCACCATTCAAACCCTCCATGAGCCTGCCCCCACCAACACTCCTGACTCTGAGATCCAACCCATCCCTTTATTCATTGTTGTCAAAGTTCACACGGTTAAATCTTTTAACCGCAAGAACTTCATAGAGAAAATGACCAAATATTGGAATAATATCTCTCGGAACCCCGTGACCATCACTGACCGATCCAATGGTCTCTTCCTTGTTGAGTTTGGCTGTGACGGGGATAGGCGTCGGGTTTTGCTGCAGCAACCTTGGACTTATCTCAACCAAGCAATCCTTATGGACATCCCGAATTCTTTGGATGTACTCAATGGGGATAGCTTACTGAAAATTCCTCTCTGGGTTCAAGTTTTCAATACACCTTTCCTTAAACGCTCCGAAGAATTGGCGGTTCTTGTCTCATCCTCCCTTGGCCACCTCTTGGAAATTTATAGGCCTTCGCTTCGAGAAACTTGGGGACCCTACTTTCGTCTTAGGGTCATGTTTGATGTGGCCCATCCTTTACCACGAGGATTACCTATCCACTTCTCCGGCATAAACAAAGTGGTCTGGCTTGAACTGAAATATGAAAATCTCCCGGACATATGCTTCTTCTGTGGCCGAATGGGTCATAGCTACAACAAAGGGTGCATGGATTACATGAAAGCTTGTGATGAAGCCCCGTTTCCTCCAGAACTAAGGTATGATATCAAAACTATCATGGGTAAAGTTAAGGTTACAACTAACGCTTTGTTATGCAATGAACAGCTTAACTTTACAAACCCCCCGGTGGCATCATTCATGACCTCAAACCCAGCTAGTGCAGTTTGTGTTGCCCCCCGGAGAACTCCCCTCCATTTCCCACCTACGGCTCTCTTGAGCAAGGCCCCTCCCACGGTCAATCCCAACAAGTGGGCCTATACAAATCCGGCCCCACACCCTACATTCAAGACCCTCCTCCCATGGTCCAACCTGATGTCTATGCAAACACAAACACCGTTATCCAAACCATCAGCACCCAACCCGAGACCATTAACCCCTCATACACTGCTCTCCTCAATGCCACAATGAGTAACTCCAGTGTCCAAAAAGCCTCTCCTATCTCCAACCCGAGTCACACTATCACACCCCAAAACTCTAGCAGCTCCAACTCCACCAGTTCCAAATACTGTCATGTTCCTCTTCCAGACAACCTCCCCCTCCTGGATACAAGCAAAAAACTCGAAGCCATGAATCTCACCTACCAACCACGAGTGGCCACCCCCTCGGGCTCGAAAGCTTCAAGGAAAAGGAACAAGCCCGACTCCAAAGACAAGTTCAAAAGGCAGACCGAGATGGTCAACGGGGAGCTTAGGCATCAAATCAAGCGCTCCCGCTCCGACAATCCACAAGCCAACGAAGTCTCTACTAGTATGGCAGGCTGTGCCCCTGAGCAGGCCTGCCCGCCCCCATGAAGATTGTGAGCTGGAATGCACGTGGAATGGGGAGTGATCGTGCATTCCGGAATCTATCCCGTTTAGTGTCTACTAGTAGTCCTACTATTTTGTTTATTATGGAATCTCGGCTTGTAAAGAATGCTATTAATTATGTGAAAACCAAGCTCCATTTTGATTCGGGCTTAGAAATGCCTAGGGTTGGTAGAAGCGGGGGCTTACTTTTGTTATGGACTAATGATGTAAAAATCACTCTATGTTCTCAATCTATAAGTCATTTTGATTGTTATGTGTTGTGTGCCATTACTAATGTTTCGTTTCACCTCACTTGCTTTTACGGCTCTCCCGTCGACTCTCTTAAACCTCACACTTGGAAAATCCTGAAAAGGATCGGTCGGGATAATCCTCGTGACCCTTGGCTTCTCATTGGTGATTTTAATGCTTTCCTCTTCTCCCATGACAAAAAAGGGGGTAATCCTGACAGGGGCCCTTCTTCGGATTTTAGACAGTTATTGGACTCCTTTAATCTTTCCCTGATTGACCCCGTGGGGCCCTCTCTCACCTGGAACAACAATGTGGCCCACCCAAAAAATATCCAAGAGCGGTTGGACTGGGGGATCATCAACAGTCCTTGGGTAAATCTTTTTCCTGATGCCGCTCTTAACCACTTGGGTTTCTTTGGGTCTGACCACAGAGCCTTGGAATTAGTCACATCTACCATTCCGGGAACTGGGTCAAGGAATCATAGTAAGTGGTTTCATTTTGAGAATGTATGGCTCCAGGACCCGAACTGGGATAGAATTTTCGATCAGTCTTGGACTAAACCCTTAACAGCGGAGGAAGCTATCCCTAATCTCATCGCTACCCAATCCTTGTGCGCTCAAAAGCTCAACAATTGGAATCacaaaaaaaatttcaatttcaaaaagCAAATCAGTAAGCTGGAGAAAGAGCTAGAATTAGCCCGGTCCACCCCTATTTGGGACAACCGTACTATAGCAACTATAAAAGATCTTCAATCCCGGTTCGATGCTTTACTCTACAAGGAAGAAGCTTACTGGAAACAGTGGGCTCGTACCCAATGGTTGGCTCAAGGGGATAAGAACACGAAGTTCTTCCACCGATTTGCCTCCCAAAGGAAAAAAACGAACAAAATTCATCAACTCCATACGACAAATGGTGGCATGGTCTCTGACGAGGAAGGAATTATTCGAGAAATTGAGTCTCATTTCAATCAGCTCTTCACCTCCTCAAACCCCACCGATTCTGACGTGAATATAGCTATGGAAGGCATTAGTTGCTCTCTCTCAGACTCCGACAAATCCCTCTTAAGTGAGGATTTTTCCCAGGACGAAATTGAGAAAGCATTTTTTCAGCTTCCTTTGGACAAAGCCCCTGGCCCGGATGGCTTCAACTCTCACTTCTACAAAGCCAACTGGCATGCTGTTAGGAAAGACGTGCTTGAAGCCGCCTCCAGTTTCCTCAATGGAAATGCGAATGTGGCCCCTCTGAATAACACCCTTATCACGCTCATTCCCAAAGTCCATCAGCCTAAGTACATCTCTGAGTTTCGGCCTATCAGTCTCTgtaatatcatatataaaatCATTTCTAAGACTATCGCCAATAGGCTGAAACTTGTTCTGAATACTCTAATCTCACCACACCAAAGCGCTTTCCTCCCGGGCCGACTCATTTCTGACAATATCATTATAGCCCAAGAAGTTGCGCACTCCATCAAGCTTAAGACGCGGGGGAAAAAGGGATGGATGTCGATCAAGCTTGACATGGCTAAAGCCTTCGACCGTGTGGAATGGCCTTTCATAGTAGCTATTCTCAGGAAATTCCAATTCCCCCCCAGGTTTGTCCATCTGATTTATGCCTGTATCTCCACCGCCTCCTTCCAATTCAACCTAAATGGCAAAGTCTTAGGCAGTGTCAATCCTTCCAGGGGCATTCGCCAGGGCGATCCCCTTTCTCCTTATCTCTTTCTGCTGTGTGCGGAGGGCTTTTCTTCCCTCTTGCACCAACAAGAAAGAAGGAGAGCTCTTTTAGGCTTTAAAGTTGCTAGAAGAGCCCCTGCTATCTCTCACCTCCTATTTGCGGATGACGGTTTCCTTTTTTGTCAAGCCACCATTAGTTCCTGCAATATCCTCAAAGAGGTGCTCGAGGCCTATGGGAGGGCCACGGGACAGCAGGTTAATTTCCATAAATCCTCTTTGTATTTCTCCCCAAATGTTGAGCTCAGGGATCAAACTTTGATATCCGATTTTACGGGTATCCCGGTGCGGTCTTCCTTCGAAAAATACCAAGACCTTCCTCAGCACATTGGGCGAACGAAAAAGCAACTGTTCCATTATCTGCATGACAAGGTCTGGGGTCACCTCCATAATTGGAAGAATAAAGTCTTTTCAAAAGGGGGCAAGGAAACTTTGCTTAAATCTGTCATCCAGGCCATTCCCACTTACTCGATGGCGTGCTTTTGTCTTCTGGTGGCCACTTGTCATTCTCTCGAATCTGTTATGGCCAATTTCTGGTGGGGCGTCAATGATAATAACCGTCCCAAAACTCACTGGCAAAGCTGGAAAAAACTTTGTCGATCCAAAAAGGAAGGTGGCTTAGGCTTTCGTTCCCTGGTCCACTTCAACCAAGCCTTACTCGCTAAGCAAGCCTGGCGCATCCTCAAACAGCCAAACTCAACGGTGTCAAAAATTTTGTCAGCTAGGTATTTTCCTCACTCATCCTTTCTTGATAGCTCGATAGGGCACTCACCCTCATTCGTCTAGCGTAGCATTTGTTGGGGAAAAGAGCTGTTGCACAAAggaataatttcaaaaataggTAATGGGCAGAACACTTTCACGATCCGCGATCATTGGATCCCGGGTCTCCGTCAGGTTCCTACCCTCTCCCCTGTTCCTGATAAAGTTGCCTCGTTCATTTCGCCTTCCTTATCTTGGGACTTAATTAGCTTGCAAAGATGCTTTCCGCCTCATGTGGTTGAGCAGATCCTCTCCATTCCCCTCCCCCTCAGCCCCTGCCCCGATGAGCACATTTGGGACCACTCTCAATCAGGCATCTATTCTGCTAAATCGGGTTACCATCTCAGCCTCTCTTCCACACCCCCCGGATATCCCCTCCTCCTCTTCTCCCTCGCCTTGGTGGAAAAATCTATGGCACCTTTCCCTTCCCGCCAAGGTAAAACACTTTTCTTTTCGAGCCACAAATTCAACCCTTCCCACTGCCAAAAACCTAGCTCATAGGAAAATCATTCATTCCTCGGGTTGTGACCGTTGTGGAGGATCGGAAGAGTCGGTCTCTCATGCATTATTTTACTGCCGGAGTATTAGAAGAGTCTGGAAAGGTACGCAATTTTATCCTTACATTTTTACTAACTCTTCAGAGATTTTGTTTCATGACGTTACTGATATGATTTACACTTCTCTAACCAAAAAAGATGTAGAGATTTTTCTTTGTACTCCTTGGCTTGTTTGGTTTAACAGGAACAAAGCTCTAAAAGGTCAAGCTTTCGACCCAAATCATGCAATTCTCAACTTGGCTCAAAGCTTTCTGGAAGATTAGCAATCCTCCCAGCTAATTCCCACATCCTCCCTCCGCCCCAGTCAGATAATGGCTCCTCCTTCTTGGTCCCCCCCAGCTGCGGGCCTTCTCAAGCTAAATGTGGATGCAGCAGTCTCAAAAGTCAACGGGAAAGCGGGCTTCGGTGGTATCATTAGAAACAGCGACGGCCTGGTAGTTGCTCCCCTGGCCCAGCCTCACTTCGGAGGAGGATCGGTCCCCACCCTGGAAGCAAAATCTCTCCTCACTTTGCTTCAATGGTGCATCAATGAACACTTTTTAGTCCATGAGGTGGAAACGGATTGCAAAACCATTACTGATACTCTGTCTTGCCATAAAGAAGACATTTCGGTTTTTGGTGACCTTATTAGCCAAATCAAGAATACTTTATCTCAGTTCCCTGCTGCTCGGCTCTCCCATGTCTATCGCGAGGCTAACACCCTGGCTGATAAGCTAGCGCACCGGGCTCTAGGGTTAGATGAAGTAGCCATTTGGATTGGAGATGACCCCTGTAATCTTTTTGAGTTTCTTTCTCTCTAGCGGGCTCCCTttctttcaaataaaaaaaaaaaatttacaaatgaaACGGtcaatattattatgtatatgatACATTTTACttctatattttcactttttgtcACAcattattaattgtatattaattatatgttgAAGAAATGACACACATACGCGTACAATTGTACATAATTCGACTAATTCTTCTGGTTTTTTGTTCAGAAGattatcttcttcttctctattTGTTTGTTTTACTTTTCAACTTTATTAATTGGTTGTTTCTGGCGTTTGGCCTGCTATTCTTTTATATacaatataatcatgaatataCAGTTATATCCTTCTTCCTTCTCTGTTGAGGGGCTGTTAACTAATTATAAGCACCAAacgataataataaaaatcaaaagataataataaatagTACTACTAATCATAATAATTGGGCTAATATTTCTGACCAAACGCGCAAACTACGTACATAACCATGCAAATTGCAAAAGCATTAATGGAATGGAATCCACCAGTTTTGATTCAATCAAACAGTACACGTACACTGCAGATTCCAGCTATATATACCTACTTAcactctacatatatatatatacctcttTTATTGATCAGTTCCAAGCTTTGAGCATTTGACCTTAAGGCCGGCTTTTTTGACTTTTCATTCTTACCTCCTCTAGTTGACCAGCTTTAAAAGCCTTTGACCTTCAAACCCATGTcttatatataatctttgatatCCTCAACCCATAATATCCACAAACCAAACTAATAACTAGCTAAAAAATACAGCATTAACATCTCAAAATCCTTCCAATTATATCATACAATTACATCTATATAATATTCGCAAGATGAAGGGCCATTATAGTAAAGTCATGTTGATTTTGTTTATAATGTCACTTGGTTTAGTTGGGACGTTAGTGAATGGGCAGGGCACTAGAGTTGGGTTCTACTCAAGAACATGCCCCAAAGTAGAGTCCATTGTTAGATCAACCATGGAGACTCATTTTAAATCCAATCCTCGAATAGCTCCAGGAATCTTGAGAATGCATTTCCACGACTGCTTTGTCCATGGCTGTGACGGTTCAATCCTTATCGAGGGTGCAGCAACTGAAAAGACTGCTCCACCCAATAGTGGAATACCTGGCTACAATGTCATAGACGATGCTAAGCAACAAGTTGAAGCTGCATGCCCTGGTGTCGTTTCTTGTGCTGATATTCTAGCTCTCGCTGCTCGTGACTCTGTCGTCTTGGTAAGCACATCACATCAATACAAAATACAATATTAGAACTTTCATATATTAATGAAGCATTGTTATAAGCCATCGTAGTCCCTAACACCCTTATGAGAAGATGAGGTTGTATAAATAATTAGCCGTTTTTTACAatcattattaaataaataggacaaaatataaaattgataGCTCATACAGGTGGCACACCATGGATCCTCATTAGCATTTTTCTCTTTATAATGTGCCATAATCACtataaaaaattttacttttagtcacaacaaaacttgtaactaaaagtaaaaaaattgtcactaattataaattattattcctatatgttgtgattaaaaggtccgtgactaaaagtattagtcacaaaaattataatttgttgtgactaatttttagtcacaatacttgttgtgactaaaactaaattagtgacaacttaggTCTAAATGGTATATTTTtgtcacaaataatttttttttttttttgactaaaagtcacatttaatcctaaatttttcattttgtgactaaaaaattgtcattaaaagtagcagttttttgtaCTGAATATTGCTCATATTATGTTATTTCTAGTTTCCAAAATGtttggaaaaaaataataacatgaTTTGATAATGTTATGCTTAATTTTGTTACAGACAAAAGGCTTCAGCTGGAAAGTGCCTACTGGGCGTAGAGATGGGCTCGTTTCATCAGCAAGCGACACTAACAACTTGCCCGGATTTAGGGAGTCCATTGATTTACAGAAAGGCAAGTTTTTAGCCAAGGGGCTCAACACTCAAGATTTGGTCACCCTAGTTGGTGGACACACCATTGGCACCACTGCATGCCAACTCTTCAGATACAGACTCTACAACTTCACCACCACCGGAAACGGCGCCGATCCCACAATCAACCCTTCTTTCCTTCCTCAACTCAGAGCTCTTTGCCCGGACAACGGCGATGGGGCCAAGCGGGTTGATATGGACACGGGCAGCGCAGCCAATTTTGATGCTACTTTCTTCAGAAACTTGAGAAATGGTCGTGGAGTAGTTGAGTCGGATCAGAAGCTGTGGACTGATCCTTCCACCAAGCCCTTCGTCCAACGGTTCTTGGGGGAGAGAGGATTGAGGAGCTTGAACTTCAATGTTGAGTTTGGAAAATCTATGG
This Cannabis sativa cultivar Pink pepper isolate KNU-18-1 chromosome 6, ASM2916894v1, whole genome shotgun sequence DNA region includes the following protein-coding sequences:
- the LOC115724822 gene encoding peroxidase N1; amino-acid sequence: MKGHYSKVMLILFIMSLGLVGTLVNGQGTRVGFYSRTCPKVESIVRSTMETHFKSNPRIAPGILRMHFHDCFVHGCDGSILIEGAATEKTAPPNSGIPGYNVIDDAKQQVEAACPGVVSCADILALAARDSVVLTKGFSWKVPTGRRDGLVSSASDTNNLPGFRESIDLQKGKFLAKGLNTQDLVTLVGGHTIGTTACQLFRYRLYNFTTTGNGADPTINPSFLPQLRALCPDNGDGAKRVDMDTGSAANFDATFFRNLRNGRGVVESDQKLWTDPSTKPFVQRFLGERGLRSLNFNVEFGKSMVKMSNIGVKTGSDGEIRRLCTAFN